One region of Desulfobaccales bacterium genomic DNA includes:
- a CDS encoding methylenetetrahydrofolate reductase yields SVGMARYMKKKVPGMDVPDEVVKRMGGVPKDKQADEGITICIESIERLKNVQGVSGFHIMAIEWEQKVPEIVERAGLLPRPIFDLGAQNVRGGKP; encoded by the coding sequence AGTCGGTGGGCATGGCGCGCTATATGAAGAAGAAGGTGCCGGGGATGGATGTGCCGGATGAGGTGGTGAAGCGCATGGGCGGCGTCCCCAAGGACAAGCAGGCGGACGAGGGCATTACGATTTGTATAGAATCCATCGAGCGTCTGAAAAACGTGCAAGGTGTCAGTGGATTTCACATCATGGCGATTGAGTGGGAGCAGAAAGTCCCCGAGATCGTGGAACGGGCAGGATTGCTGCCGAGACCTATCTTTGATTTGGGT